TTCAGGGGCAGGCGCCAGTCGACCCGAATCCGTTGCCGGATATTGTGCTGCGTGATCCGGCATTCTGGGATAACGGCCGTCATGGTATGGAACAGGTGATGCACGGCCCGCGTGGCACCGCGCGCAAGGTCGGCGATGCCGCGCTTTACCGGATTGCCGGCAAGAGCGGTACCGCTCAGGTGGTGGCGATCAAGCAGGGGGAGAAATACGACCGCAGCAAGGTTGCCGAGCGTCACCGTGACCATGCGCTGTTTGTGGCATTTGCTCCGGCAGATAACCCGCAGATTGCCGTGTCGGTGATGGTGGAAAACGGCGAGTCTGGCTCCGGGGTGGCCGCACCGGTGGTCAAGCAGGTGATTGATGCGTGGCTGTTGGATGAAAACGGTCAGTTGAAAGCCGAATACGCTCCGCCTGTGGCGGCTGAGGTCGCTGCGCCATGAACAGTAATTTCGACCGTAACCTGTCCTCCGAAGACCTGCTGCGTCGCCGCGCGACCATCCTTCAGCGTCTGCATATCGACGGCATTCTGCTGCTGTTGTTGCTGGTGCTGGCCACCGGCAGCCTGTTTATCCTGTATTCAGCCAGTGGCAAGAATGTCGATCTGCTGATGAAACAGGCCACTTCCTTCGGTATCGGCCTGGTCGGCATGTTTATCATCGCCCAGTTCGAACCGCGTTTTATGGCGCGCTGGGTGCCGCTGGCCTATGTCGGCGGCGTGGCCTTGTTGGTGGTGGTGGATGTGATGGGCCATAACGCCATGGGCGCCACGCGCTGGATCAATATCCCCGGAGTGATCCGCTTCCAGCCCTCGGAATTCATGAAAATCATCATGCCGGCGACCATCGCCTGGTACCTGTCCAACCGCAGTCTGCCGCCGCGCCTCAAACATATCTGCATCAGCCTGGCGATGATCATCGTGCCCTTTGTGCTGATTCTGCTGCAGCCGGATCTCGGTACCTCGCTGCTGATCATCGCCTCAGGCGGCTTCGTGCTGTTTATCGCCGGCCTGCAGTGGCGTTGGGTGATCGGTGCGGTGGCGGCGGTGGTGCCGATTGCTATCGGCATGTGGTTCTTCGTCATGCACCAGTACCAGAAGCAGCGCGTGCTGACCTTCCTCAACCCGGAAAGCGATCCGCTGGGCAGTGGCTGGAACATCATCCAGTCCAAGGCGGCGATTGGTTCGGGTGGGGTGCTCGGTAAGGGCTGGCTGCAAGGTACCCAGTCGCACTTGGACTTCCTGCCGGAGAGCCACACCGACTTCATCATCGCGGTACTGGCCGAGGAATTCGGCCTGGTCGGCGTGTGTTTGTTACTGCTGGTGTACATGCTGTTGATCGCGCGTGGCCTGGTGATTACCGTGCAAGCGCAGACGCTGTTCGGTAAGCTTCTCGCCGGCGCGCTGACCATGACTTTCTTCGTTTATGTCTTCGTCAATATCGGTATGGTCAGCGGCCTGCTGCCGGTGGTGGGCGTACCGCTGCCGTTTATCAGCTACGGCGGCACCTCGCTGATCACCCTGCTGGCAGGGTTTGGAATTTTGATGTCGATCCACACTCATCGGAAGTGGATGACACAGGCTTGATTGGGATTATGAATTCAATGCAAAACGCGCGTGGTTGGATGGTACGTACTGCACCTTGGTTGGCGTTAGCCGGGGTGTGCGCAGTGGCTCAGCCCGCGCTGGCTGGGGATTATCAGCAATCACCGCAGGTGGCTGAGTTTGTCGGTGAAATGACCCGTGACTATGGCTTTGCCGGTGAGCAGCTGGTCGAGCTGTTCGCCCAAGTCGAACGCAAACAGGCGATCCTTGATGCCATCTCGCGTCCGGCAGAAAAGGCTAAACCGTGGAAGGATTATCGGCCGATCTTTATCACCGACAAACGCATTAGCAAGGGTGTTGAGTTCTGGAAGCAGCACGAAGAAACCCTGGCTCGCGCTGAGGCTGAGTACGGTGTGCCGGCGCAAGTGATTGTGGCCATTATCGGGGTGGAAACCTTCTATGGCGGTAACACCGGTAGCTGGCGGGTGATGGATGCTCTGTCGACCCTGGCCTTCGATTACCCGCCGCGTGCGCCGTTCTTCCGCAAGGAGCTGCGCGAGTTTCTTCTGCTGGCCCGTGAAGAACAGGTCGAGCCGCTGAGCATGACCGGCTCCTACGCCGGCGCCATGGGCCTGCCGCAATTTATGCCGAGCAGCTTCCGCGCCTACGCCGTGGACTTCGATGGCGATGGCCATATCAATATCTGGAACAATCCGACCGATGCCATCGGTAGCGTCGCCAGTTACTTCAAACGTCACCACTGGCAACCGGGGCAACCGGTAGTCAGCGCCGCCACGGTCACGGGCGAGCAGGCTGAACAGGGCCTGACCGTTGGCCTGGACCCGGTGAAGAATGTCGCTGAACTGCGAGCGCTGGGCTGGACCAGTGCCGACCCGTTGGCTGACGATTTGCCGGTGACGGCCTTCCGTCTGGAAGGTGCCAACGGCACCGAGTACTGGTTGGGCCAGCCTAACTTCTTTGTGATCACCCGCTACAATCGCAGTGTGATGTATGCCATGGCGGTCAATCAGCTGGCCGAGTTGCTGGTTGATGCACGGGGTAAGAATTGATGTCGCGTTTGCCTTTCAAATTGGTTGCCTATGGCAGCCTGGCGCTGCTGCTGGCCAGTTGCTCGTCTACCCGTGCGCCGCAGCCGGTGGCGCCAGTACAGCAGGGCGGGGCGATTTCCGGGCCGGGTGATTTCAACCGTCCGCACAAGGATGGCGCGCCCTGGTGGGATGTTGATGTATCGCGGATTCCCGATGCGGTACCGATGCCGCACTACGGCCCGGTCAAGGCCAGTCCCTACACCGTCTTCGGTAAGCAGTACTACCCGATTCCCGATGCTCGTCGTTATCAGGCGGTGGGCCCGGCGTCCTGGTATGGCACCAAGTTTCATGGTCAGGCCACCGCTAACGGTGAAACCTACGACCTGTATGGCATGACCGCTGCACACAAAACCCTGCCGCTACCCAGCTACGTGCGTGTAACCAACCTGGAAAACGGCAAGAGCGCGATTCTGCGGGTCAATGACCGCGGGCCGTTCTATTCCGACCGGATTATTGACCTGTCCTTCGCCGCTGCGAAGAAGCTCGGCTATGCCGAAAGCGGCACCGCGCGGGTCAAGGTCGAAGGTATCGACCCGCATGAGTGGTGGGCTCAGCAGGGGCGTCCAGTGCCAATGGTCTTGGCTGCGCCGCAGCAAGTCGCCCAGGCCCAGCCGGTTGCGCAGCCTATCGCGCAGCCGGTTGAGCAGTATTCACCGCCCCCGCAGCAGCATGCCGCCGCGGTGCTCCCCGTGCAGATTGACGCAAAAAAAAACGCTTCAGTCGGAGCCTCTGGCCTGTATCTCCAAGTGGCCGCCTTCGCCAATCCGGACGCTGCGGAGCTACTTCGGTCGAAGCTGAGCGAGACAGTGGCTGCGCCAGTGTTCGTCAGCTCAGTGGTGCGCAACCAGCAGATATTGCACCGCGTGCGTCTGGGGCCGCTGAGCAGCCAAAGCGAGGCTGAGCAGCTGCAGAGCAGTGTGCGTCTGGCCAATCTCGGTGAGCCGACCCTGGTCAAGGCAGACTGACAGGGCACTTATGCTTCTTCTGTAGGACTAAATAAACAACTCCGGCCAGCTAACGGTTGGTCGGGGGGATCAGCAACTTATGCCCACTGGGCCTGTTCACCATCAGCAATCTAGAGAGACGGATGAATATCACCAGCTTTACGCAACGCGTTTTCCTGTCACTTTGCCTTTTCAGTGCATCGACTGCCTGGGCCAATCAGCCAGCCATTCCTTCGGCGCCACAGTTGGCGGCCAAATCCTATGTGCTGCTGGATGCCGCCAGCGGCAAGGTGCTGGTAGAAAACAATGGTGATCAGCGTCTGCCGCCGGCCAGCCTGACCAAACTGATGACCGCCTACATCGCCACCCTGGAAATCCGCAAGGGCAAGATCGGCGAGCAGGACCTGGTGCCAATCAGCGAGCACGCCTGGCGTACCGGCGGTGCCGCATCCGGTGGCTCGACCATGTTCCTGCCGCTGAACAGCCAGGCAACTGTGGATGACCTGCTGCACGGTGTGATCATCCAGTCCGGCAACGACGCCAGTATCGCCCTGGCCGAGTACATTGCCGGCAGCGAAGACGCCTTCGCCGACATGATGAACGAGACCGCTGCGCGTCTGGGTATGAACAATAGCCACTTTATGAACGCCACTGGTCTGCCGCATCCGGAGCATTACTCCAGCGCCCATGACATGGCCACTCTGGCCCGTGCGATCATCAATGAAGATCAGGAGCACTATGCGATCTACGCGCAGAAGGAGTTCCTCTGGAACAACATCAAGCAGGGCAACCGCAACCTGCTGCTGTGGCGTGACAAGACCGTTGACGGCCTGAAGACCGGTCACACCGAAGAAGCCGGCTATTGCCTGGTGGCGTCGGCCGTACGTGATGGCGCGCGCATGATCACCTCGGTATTCGGCACCGTCAGCGAGTCGGCCCGTGCCGCAGAAACTCAAAAACTGCTGACCTATGGTTTCCGCTTCTTCGAAACCCGCACCTTCTACAAGCAAGGCCAGGAACTGGCTCAGGCCCAAGTGTGGAAAGGCGCTGTGCGTCAGATCAAAGCCGGCCTCGGTGCTGATCTGAGCCTGACGCTGCCGAAAGGTCAGCTGGAAAAATTGCAGGCCGGCATGATCCTCAACCCGCAGCTCACCGCCCCGATTGCCCAGGGTGATGTGATCGGCAAAGTTGAAGTGAAACTGGGTGAAGAAGTGGTGCACAGCGCCGATCTGATTGCTCTTGAGGCCGTTGAGGAAGGCAGTTTCTTCCGTCGCCTGTGGGATAGCATCAGCCTGTTCTTCTTCGGATTGTTCAACTGATAGCGTGACCAGCGCGCCCTTGCCGACCCGCAAGGGCGTTGTTGTTGCCACGGCTTACGAGGCCGTTACTGCCATGAATCAACCAGACGTCAAATCGCACAAAATCGAATTCCCCTGCGCGGACTACCCGATCAAGGTGGTCGGTGACAGTGGCGACAACTACAAGAGTACGGTGATCGAGATCCTTAGCCAGCACGCCAAGGTCGATCTCAGCACCCTGGCCGAACGCCAGAGCAGCAACGGCAAGTACACCACCGTACAGCTGCATATCGAAGCCACCAGCGAAGATCAGCTACGCGATATCAACAGTGCCCTGCGCGCGACCGGTATCGTGCACATGGTGCTGTGATGGACCTGCCGCTCGGCTTTC
This DNA window, taken from Pseudomonas sp. SG20056, encodes the following:
- the rodA gene encoding rod shape-determining protein RodA codes for the protein MRRRATILQRLHIDGILLLLLLVLATGSLFILYSASGKNVDLLMKQATSFGIGLVGMFIIAQFEPRFMARWVPLAYVGGVALLVVVDVMGHNAMGATRWINIPGVIRFQPSEFMKIIMPATIAWYLSNRSLPPRLKHICISLAMIIVPFVLILLQPDLGTSLLIIASGGFVLFIAGLQWRWVIGAVAAVVPIAIGMWFFVMHQYQKQRVLTFLNPESDPLGSGWNIIQSKAAIGSGGVLGKGWLQGTQSHLDFLPESHTDFIIAVLAEEFGLVGVCLLLLVYMLLIARGLVITVQAQTLFGKLLAGALTMTFFVYVFVNIGMVSGLLPVVGVPLPFISYGGTSLITLLAGFGILMSIHTHRKWMTQA
- the mltB gene encoding lytic murein transglycosylase B encodes the protein MQNARGWMVRTAPWLALAGVCAVAQPALAGDYQQSPQVAEFVGEMTRDYGFAGEQLVELFAQVERKQAILDAISRPAEKAKPWKDYRPIFITDKRISKGVEFWKQHEETLARAEAEYGVPAQVIVAIIGVETFYGGNTGSWRVMDALSTLAFDYPPRAPFFRKELREFLLLAREEQVEPLSMTGSYAGAMGLPQFMPSSFRAYAVDFDGDGHINIWNNPTDAIGSVASYFKRHHWQPGQPVVSAATVTGEQAEQGLTVGLDPVKNVAELRALGWTSADPLADDLPVTAFRLEGANGTEYWLGQPNFFVITRYNRSVMYAMAVNQLAELLVDARGKN
- a CDS encoding septal ring lytic transglycosylase RlpA family protein → MSRLPFKLVAYGSLALLLASCSSTRAPQPVAPVQQGGAISGPGDFNRPHKDGAPWWDVDVSRIPDAVPMPHYGPVKASPYTVFGKQYYPIPDARRYQAVGPASWYGTKFHGQATANGETYDLYGMTAAHKTLPLPSYVRVTNLENGKSAILRVNDRGPFYSDRIIDLSFAAAKKLGYAESGTARVKVEGIDPHEWWAQQGRPVPMVLAAPQQVAQAQPVAQPIAQPVEQYSPPPQQHAAAVLPVQIDAKKNASVGASGLYLQVAAFANPDAAELLRSKLSETVAAPVFVSSVVRNQQILHRVRLGPLSSQSEAEQLQSSVRLANLGEPTLVKAD
- a CDS encoding D-alanyl-D-alanine carboxypeptidase family protein is translated as MNITSFTQRVFLSLCLFSASTAWANQPAIPSAPQLAAKSYVLLDAASGKVLVENNGDQRLPPASLTKLMTAYIATLEIRKGKIGEQDLVPISEHAWRTGGAASGGSTMFLPLNSQATVDDLLHGVIIQSGNDASIALAEYIAGSEDAFADMMNETAARLGMNNSHFMNATGLPHPEHYSSAHDMATLARAIINEDQEHYAIYAQKEFLWNNIKQGNRNLLLWRDKTVDGLKTGHTEEAGYCLVASAVRDGARMITSVFGTVSESARAAETQKLLTYGFRFFETRTFYKQGQELAQAQVWKGAVRQIKAGLGADLSLTLPKGQLEKLQAGMILNPQLTAPIAQGDVIGKVEVKLGEEVVHSADLIALEAVEEGSFFRRLWDSISLFFFGLFN
- a CDS encoding DUF493 domain-containing protein, with protein sequence MNQPDVKSHKIEFPCADYPIKVVGDSGDNYKSTVIEILSQHAKVDLSTLAERQSSNGKYTTVQLHIEATSEDQLRDINSALRATGIVHMVL